In Sideroxyarcus emersonii, one DNA window encodes the following:
- a CDS encoding glycosyltransferase — translation MKTDNQPQVSVCIPVYNGAKYIAETIQSVLAQTYPRIEILIQDNASTDNTKSILNEFATKYSQIHVEQNEQNCGMTANWNLVINRARGDYVMLLSADDLLMPQFIEKCLLIFEQDAVDAVVTNHLFIKSGTRSPRRKLVATGVYQNHSKVILLYNPFSVNFTLFSRALIEKMKVQGNLFRSFMTCDYDLCLRISLSEMRVAYCEEALGIYRVHDSNLSKQGKKMLRQAALVVLSHKNALQSHSRTAYRITLLRFMLRALFQLLRTNVYDGRLVGILRAEISREAIRFLK, via the coding sequence GTGAAGACAGATAATCAGCCCCAAGTGTCGGTATGTATTCCTGTGTATAACGGCGCAAAATACATCGCTGAAACCATACAGTCTGTCTTGGCACAGACATATCCAAGGATCGAGATCCTGATTCAGGACAACGCTTCAACCGACAACACGAAAAGTATTCTGAATGAATTCGCAACCAAATATTCTCAAATCCATGTGGAGCAGAATGAGCAAAACTGCGGCATGACAGCGAATTGGAATTTGGTGATTAACCGGGCGCGTGGAGACTACGTCATGCTGTTGAGTGCTGACGACCTCCTAATGCCTCAGTTCATAGAAAAATGCCTTTTGATTTTCGAACAAGATGCAGTTGATGCGGTAGTTACCAATCACCTTTTTATCAAATCGGGGACAAGAAGCCCTCGCAGAAAGCTTGTCGCAACAGGTGTGTACCAAAACCATAGTAAGGTGATATTACTGTATAACCCTTTTTCAGTTAATTTCACTTTATTTAGCAGGGCATTAATTGAAAAGATGAAGGTTCAGGGAAATCTATTCCGTTCATTTATGACTTGTGATTACGACTTGTGCTTAAGGATTTCATTGTCTGAAATGAGAGTCGCGTATTGCGAAGAAGCCTTGGGGATTTACAGAGTGCATGATTCAAATCTTTCAAAACAAGGCAAAAAGATGTTGCGACAGGCAGCACTCGTTGTTTTATCGCACAAGAATGCGCTCCAAAGCCATAGTCGTACAGCATATCGAATAACACTTCTACGTTTTATGCTCCGAGCCCTTTTTCAACTGCTGCGCACCAACGTTTATGATGGCAGGCTTGTAGGAATATTGAGAGCCGAAATATCTCGTGAAGCCATTAGATTCTTGAAGTAA
- a CDS encoding multidrug efflux SMR transporter: protein MKWLILILGIVSSASASVCIKLATMPPHKLPSFNDPLAILSNLPLWFGVGFYGLAFLLYTAALKLLPLNVAYPVLTSGAVAVVALLSALIFQEPFNWMTVSGIVLVIAGVILITAKLI, encoded by the coding sequence ATGAAATGGCTAATTCTAATTCTCGGTATTGTATCCAGCGCATCTGCAAGTGTTTGTATCAAGCTGGCCACAATGCCTCCTCACAAGCTTCCTTCTTTCAATGATCCACTAGCTATATTGAGCAACTTGCCATTATGGTTCGGCGTGGGGTTTTATGGGCTAGCTTTTTTGCTTTATACGGCAGCGTTAAAACTTTTGCCGCTCAATGTTGCTTACCCTGTTTTGACATCAGGAGCAGTGGCGGTAGTGGCACTTCTTTCGGCACTAATATTTCAGGAGCCGTTTAATTGGATGACGGTATCTGGGATCGTACTAGTAATAGCAGGCGTAATACTAATTACTGCCAAATTAATCTGA
- a CDS encoding glycosyltransferase family 4 protein — MNKLKIAIVHDWLTVYAGAERVLEQMLVCFPDADLYSLVDFLPEENRDFILNKKVTTSFIQHLPLARTKYRNYLPMMPLAVEQFDLSGYDLVISSSHAVSKGVLVGPNQLHLCMCYSPIRYAWDLQHQYLRESGLDRGLKSWVARWILHKMRLWDVRTANGVDEFIAISRFIARRIDKTYRRSSTVIYPPVDVSAFTLQTEKENFYLTASRMVPYKKIPMIVEAFASMPDKRLVVIGDGPDLAKCKEVAGSNVALMGWQPFEVLKDHMQRAKGFIFAAEEDFGIAPLEAQACGTPVIAFGKGAVLETVHGLNADVPTGVFFQEQTPKAVVEALHIFEVEGGSISAQACRENALRFSPERFRKEFTEFVDASWRAWNRS; from the coding sequence ATGAATAAATTGAAAATCGCCATAGTTCACGACTGGCTCACAGTATATGCAGGAGCAGAGCGGGTACTTGAACAGATGTTGGTCTGTTTTCCTGATGCAGACCTATATAGTCTGGTTGACTTTCTTCCTGAAGAAAACCGCGATTTCATTCTGAATAAGAAAGTGACAACTTCTTTTATTCAACACCTGCCATTGGCTCGCACAAAATATCGTAATTATTTACCGATGATGCCATTGGCAGTAGAACAATTTGACTTGTCGGGCTATGACTTGGTTATATCCAGTTCGCACGCCGTTTCTAAGGGCGTGCTGGTTGGGCCAAATCAGCTTCACCTTTGTATGTGCTACTCACCTATTCGCTATGCATGGGATTTGCAGCATCAATATTTGAGGGAGTCAGGATTGGACCGCGGCTTGAAAAGCTGGGTTGCGCGCTGGATCCTGCACAAGATGCGCCTGTGGGATGTGCGTACTGCAAATGGCGTTGATGAATTCATCGCTATTTCGCGCTTCATTGCCAGACGCATAGACAAAACGTATCGTAGAAGCTCAACTGTCATTTATCCGCCGGTTGATGTATCTGCATTCACGCTCCAGACTGAAAAAGAAAATTTCTATCTAACGGCATCGAGAATGGTGCCCTACAAGAAAATTCCGATGATAGTTGAGGCCTTTGCTTCCATGCCGGATAAACGCTTGGTGGTGATTGGTGACGGACCGGACTTGGCTAAATGCAAGGAAGTAGCTGGCTCCAATGTCGCTCTCATGGGATGGCAGCCTTTTGAAGTATTGAAAGATCACATGCAGCGCGCAAAAGGTTTTATCTTTGCCGCAGAAGAAGATTTTGGTATCGCTCCACTGGAGGCCCAGGCGTGTGGAACGCCAGTTATTGCGTTTGGTAAGGGGGCTGTTTTGGAGACGGTGCATGGGCTTAACGCGGACGTGCCAACCGGAGTATTTTTCCAGGAGCAAACTCCCAAAGCTGTAGTTGAGGCATTGCATATTTTTGAAGTAGAAGGTGGGAGCATTTCCGCCCAAGCGTGCCGTGAAAATGCGCTACGTTTTTCGCCTGAACGTTTTCGCAAGGAATTTACAGAGTTTGTAGATGCATCATGGCGAGCCTGGAATCGCAGTTAA
- a CDS encoding FkbM family methyltransferase, which translates to MFKSIRDTIFNLIPKRYHLPVFYFYYRAFGKLEHELVVLPKLVSECRVAVDIGANRGLYTYSLAKFCKKVVCFEPQPWCYSKIAAYAKPNVVAHNVGLSSSLGTLNLYIPHDSRGTKLDGLASFRPTTNSEMLEVPVKRLDDFMLAEVDFIKIDVEGHEYEVLEGAKETILANKPVLLIEIEQRHLNRPIDEIINKIIQFGYEGFYLHEQDMVNISNFSYEIHQKPYLENVFDNRYVNNFFFFPKSDAKK; encoded by the coding sequence ATGTTCAAATCAATACGCGATACCATATTTAATTTGATTCCCAAGCGATATCATCTGCCGGTTTTTTATTTTTACTACAGAGCATTTGGAAAGCTTGAGCACGAGTTAGTAGTGCTACCTAAGCTTGTTTCGGAGTGCAGAGTCGCTGTCGACATCGGTGCGAACCGAGGCTTGTACACATATTCCCTGGCAAAATTTTGCAAGAAGGTTGTTTGCTTTGAACCACAGCCTTGGTGCTATTCGAAAATTGCTGCATACGCCAAGCCTAATGTTGTTGCTCATAATGTTGGGTTATCCAGCAGCCTGGGTACCCTAAATCTCTATATACCTCATGATAGCCGCGGTACCAAATTAGATGGGTTGGCAAGCTTTCGCCCCACTACTAACTCAGAAATGCTTGAAGTCCCAGTAAAGCGTCTTGATGACTTTATGCTTGCCGAAGTTGATTTCATAAAAATCGATGTGGAAGGACATGAATACGAAGTTCTAGAAGGTGCTAAAGAAACAATTTTGGCGAATAAGCCTGTTCTGTTAATCGAAATAGAACAAAGACATCTTAATCGACCAATTGACGAAATTATCAATAAAATTATCCAGTTTGGATATGAAGGCTTTTACTTGCACGAACAAGATATGGTCAATATCAGTAACTTTTCATATGAGATACATCAAAAGCCATATTTGGAAAATGTTTTCGACAATAGATATGTGAATAATTTCTTTTTCTTTCCCAAATCAGATGCTAAAAAATAG
- a CDS encoding glycosyltransferase family 2 protein has translation MRNKTCNEEHIDEIVNRIDRLERLVLQIRGVRSVLAEEQINSCKLTFISPCYNEKENLQNLYTRILNSCEESGLDDFEIIWIENGSFDGSIESMMQLAEKDSRLRIIQLSRNYGYQGAITCGLAHARGEFVAILDGDLQDPPELIVKMLSIAENDGFDVVYGVRKKRKENIFKRFAYAAFYRLWKFTAEIEIPLDAGDYCVMRRQVVNAMNSMPERQRFTRGLRAWVGFKQTGFQYERDARAGGESKFGLSGMINLALDGLVAYSVAPLRMATIIGISVSGLAFALILIQGVGRLIAYALGSTFVGVLPPGISQTNLLMASLFGVQMLVVGVLGEYIGRIYVEVKDRPIFLIKDKIN, from the coding sequence ATGAGAAATAAGACCTGTAACGAAGAGCATATAGACGAAATCGTTAATCGGATTGACCGACTTGAAAGACTAGTCTTGCAGATTCGGGGCGTTCGATCTGTGCTTGCAGAAGAACAAATAAATAGTTGCAAACTTACTTTCATTTCGCCTTGCTACAACGAAAAAGAAAATTTGCAAAATTTGTATACCCGTATATTGAATTCGTGTGAAGAATCCGGGTTGGATGATTTTGAAATTATCTGGATTGAAAATGGATCGTTTGATGGCTCTATCGAATCAATGATGCAATTGGCAGAGAAAGATAGCAGGTTGCGCATTATCCAATTGTCTAGAAATTATGGCTACCAAGGAGCAATCACTTGTGGTTTGGCACATGCGCGAGGGGAGTTCGTGGCCATTTTAGATGGTGATTTACAAGATCCTCCTGAATTAATCGTCAAGATGTTATCTATTGCGGAAAACGATGGTTTTGATGTTGTGTATGGAGTTAGAAAAAAAAGGAAGGAAAACATATTTAAGCGATTTGCCTATGCGGCATTCTATAGGCTCTGGAAATTTACTGCAGAAATCGAGATTCCCTTGGATGCTGGTGATTATTGTGTAATGAGGCGTCAAGTGGTGAATGCAATGAATAGTATGCCTGAGCGCCAAAGATTCACCCGCGGACTTAGAGCTTGGGTCGGTTTTAAACAAACTGGTTTTCAGTATGAACGAGATGCTCGTGCTGGAGGGGAAAGCAAGTTTGGGCTATCGGGCATGATAAATCTGGCTTTGGATGGGCTTGTTGCGTATTCAGTTGCGCCCCTACGCATGGCTACCATCATTGGAATATCCGTATCTGGCTTAGCATTCGCACTTATCTTGATTCAGGGAGTTGGGCGATTAATAGCATACGCACTTGGTAGTACATTTGTAGGAGTGCTCCCCCCCGGAATTTCACAAACCAATTTATTAATGGCCAGTCTGTTCGGAGTTCAAATGCTTGTCGTAGGAGTTCTGGGCGAATACATAGGCAGAATATATGTCGAAGTCAAGGATAGGCCAATTTTCTTGATCAAAGACAAGATCAATTAA
- a CDS encoding glycosyltransferase family 4 protein — protein sequence MRVAMVTGSYPPMPCGIGDYTAKLVEALAAIGVEVDVYSKNVDWSLFKAKQLVARIAASSPDIVHIQYPATGYGHKLGPQALSLLLKPCVVTLHEISQVHLLRKLALYPFAYGAEQLIFTSEFERRYSIKYAPWIARRSCSIPIGSFISVPAALCEKDLPDIVSFGLIRPDKGIEQVIALAALIKAKGLSLKVRIIGAIDPKQPAYIEKLRAESEALPITWQIGLTEPEVASILARSRVAYMPFPDGASERRSSLLAVLLNGVATVSTRGSFTTNELADTLAFADSPEQALQTISQILGQPARLDALARRAREYVQRRDWNQIASQHVKIYKNILL from the coding sequence ATGAGGGTTGCAATGGTCACGGGCTCATATCCTCCCATGCCATGCGGCATCGGCGATTACACGGCCAAACTGGTTGAGGCTTTGGCGGCAATTGGGGTGGAAGTAGATGTGTACTCAAAAAACGTTGACTGGAGCCTTTTCAAGGCCAAACAGCTGGTGGCAAGAATTGCTGCATCGTCACCGGATATTGTTCACATTCAATATCCAGCGACAGGCTACGGCCATAAGCTTGGGCCACAAGCGCTGAGCTTGTTATTGAAGCCCTGTGTTGTCACCCTCCATGAAATCAGCCAAGTGCACTTGCTGAGGAAGCTTGCGCTTTACCCATTTGCATATGGTGCCGAGCAGTTGATATTTACTTCCGAGTTTGAACGGCGATACTCGATTAAGTATGCGCCATGGATAGCAAGGCGGTCTTGCTCAATCCCCATAGGCAGTTTTATATCAGTACCTGCTGCGTTATGTGAGAAAGACCTGCCCGATATTGTGAGTTTCGGATTGATTCGGCCGGACAAGGGAATCGAGCAGGTGATTGCCTTGGCGGCGTTGATCAAAGCAAAAGGCTTGTCACTGAAGGTGCGCATAATCGGTGCGATTGATCCTAAGCAGCCGGCTTATATTGAAAAACTGCGAGCCGAGTCAGAGGCTTTACCCATTACATGGCAGATTGGCCTAACTGAACCCGAGGTGGCCAGCATTCTCGCAAGGTCACGCGTAGCGTATATGCCATTTCCGGATGGCGCGTCAGAACGCCGTTCTTCATTATTGGCTGTCTTGTTGAATGGCGTTGCTACGGTTTCAACCAGGGGTAGCTTCACGACGAATGAATTAGCCGACACACTTGCATTTGCAGACTCTCCAGAACAAGCCTTGCAAACAATTTCCCAAATTCTGGGACAACCTGCAAGGCTCGATGCATTGGCACGGCGAGCCCGCGAATATGTGCAACGGCGCGACTGGAATCAGATTGCATCGCAGCATGTAAAGATTTACAAAAACATTTTGCTATAA
- a CDS encoding O-antigen ligase, giving the protein MEITLVGWFLILFGPVLFIFAPNWLYFLAIFLIPFSATAVINMSVGGELKGVPAILLVGSLWLGREFYALTRLRPLVLPKYIQAFGAMCLLYIAILACSLVALWQMPNQFVVHSPRLDAPGSFLLSLSAHNITQFLYAVFWILMTLLIVMRNQNEEALIRTIRIFVMSAVFVSCWGIFQWAAYHYGFDYPQTIFNSSETSSARGFTGVIKEAGFKRITSVAVEASILAQFLLAAVPLLMAVEWFKSPIFSIFTDRMILVLLLLVLLLSTSSTSYLGIFVLLLGFPVLLKLNWQSLRRYIFLAVAYGLVEVSLIAIMSHFTAQIDQLESVAIHSYSIEERIYTIHNAWQSFLESPVLGLGWGSVTSHDLFVNLLANSGLIGLWGFILLIFGPLSTQFVALEKSPINNQNAALGFGILSSFLLMLAINIVSGFSYVFGHFWLLLALLVSSGMLLRSNALPENRISGGCNKTLSVGETI; this is encoded by the coding sequence ATGGAAATCACATTAGTAGGTTGGTTCCTAATTTTGTTTGGACCGGTGTTGTTTATCTTTGCTCCAAACTGGTTATATTTTTTGGCAATTTTCCTTATTCCATTCTCCGCCACTGCAGTGATCAATATGTCGGTAGGCGGTGAATTAAAGGGCGTTCCCGCCATACTGCTAGTTGGAAGCCTCTGGCTTGGTCGAGAGTTTTATGCTCTGACGCGCTTGAGGCCATTGGTATTACCCAAATACATTCAGGCGTTCGGGGCAATGTGCCTTCTTTACATCGCAATATTGGCCTGTTCTCTGGTTGCGCTTTGGCAGATGCCAAATCAATTTGTGGTTCACTCACCAAGGCTTGATGCTCCCGGTTCATTTCTGCTGTCCCTTTCGGCTCACAATATCACCCAGTTCCTTTACGCAGTGTTTTGGATCTTGATGACATTATTGATTGTCATGCGGAATCAAAATGAGGAAGCTCTGATCAGAACAATTAGAATATTTGTTATGTCGGCGGTGTTCGTCAGCTGTTGGGGTATTTTTCAATGGGCTGCTTACCATTATGGTTTCGATTACCCTCAGACTATATTCAATAGCAGTGAAACTTCATCTGCACGAGGATTCACCGGTGTGATAAAGGAAGCTGGGTTTAAGCGCATCACTTCGGTTGCTGTGGAAGCATCAATACTGGCACAGTTCCTATTGGCTGCTGTCCCATTGCTTATGGCTGTGGAGTGGTTCAAATCCCCGATCTTTTCAATTTTCACAGATAGAATGATCTTGGTGCTTTTACTTCTGGTGCTTTTACTATCAACTAGCTCCACATCCTATCTTGGAATATTCGTGTTGCTGCTCGGGTTTCCTGTGCTTCTGAAGCTGAATTGGCAGTCTTTAAGGCGCTATATATTTTTGGCGGTGGCGTATGGGCTTGTGGAGGTGTCTTTAATAGCCATAATGTCGCATTTCACTGCACAAATAGATCAACTGGAATCTGTTGCCATCCATTCATATTCGATTGAAGAAAGAATTTATACTATTCACAACGCATGGCAGTCATTCCTGGAATCTCCTGTACTTGGGCTAGGTTGGGGCAGTGTTACCTCTCATGATTTGTTTGTAAACCTGCTGGCTAATAGTGGACTAATAGGATTGTGGGGGTTCATATTGCTAATTTTTGGACCGTTATCGACTCAATTTGTCGCACTCGAAAAATCCCCCATCAATAATCAGAATGCAGCGTTGGGGTTCGGAATCTTAAGTTCTTTTTTACTGATGTTAGCAATAAACATTGTCAGCGGTTTTAGCTACGTGTTTGGCCATTTCTGGTTATTGCTGGCTCTTCTGGTTAGTTCAGGAATGCTGCTACGTTCCAACGCACTACCTGAAAATCGCATTTCTGGGGGGTGTAATAAGACGCTTTCGGTAGGGGAGACAATATGA